From a region of the Arachis ipaensis cultivar K30076 chromosome B09, Araip1.1, whole genome shotgun sequence genome:
- the LOC107616265 gene encoding inositol transporter 1-like, with the protein MLGLAATPALIQLVLMIFLPESPRWLYHKNRKEEATTVLSKIYPSPRLEDEIAILEDHLEQESKNKVKVKFSDVFKLKEIRLAFICGAGLQAFQQFVGISVIMYYSPIIIQMAGFKSNESALFLSLVVSALNAAGTILGIYLIDIAGRKKLVIGSLSGVVGALILLSVSCIIIGNGNKRQVFGWLAIAGLGVYILFFAPGMGPVPWTMNSEIYPEEYRGLCAGMSATVNWISSVIMSTSFLSMAEGIGLGQSFLILLGVAVLAIVFVIIYMPETKGLTFEEVADIWNQRAYGKDKNIESIVEKASA; encoded by the exons ATGCTTGGACTTGCAGCTACACCGGCTCTTATTCAATTGGTTCTCATGATATTTCTCCCCGAGTCTCCTAGATGGCTCTACCATAAG AATAGGAAGGAGGAAGCTACCACTGTGCTTTCCAAAATTTACCCATCACCTCGGTTGGAGGACGAAATAGCAATTCTTGAAGATCACTTGGAGCAAGAAAGCAAGAACAAGGTCAAGGTTAAATTTAGTGATGTGTTCAAATTGAAAGAAATCAGATTAGCATTCATCTGTGGAGCTGGACTTCAAGCATTCCAACAATTTGTTGGAATTAGCGTTATAATGTACTATAGTCCAATAATAATCCAGATGGCGGGCTTCAAGTCCAATGAATCAGCATTGTTCTTGTCACTTGTTGTTTCAGCCTTAAATGCCGCTGGCACAATTTTGGGCATTTACCTAATTGACATCGCTGGGAGGAAAAAGCTTGTTATTGGAAGCTTGTCGGGTGTGGTTGGAGCCTTGATCCTCCTCTCTGTGTCTTGTATTATTATAGGAAATGGGAACAAAAGACAAGTTTTTGGATGGCTTGCTATTGCaggtttgggtgtgtatattttATTCTTTGCACCTGGAATGGGACCTGTTCCTTGGACTATGAACTCAGAGATATACCCTGAAGAGTATAGAGGGTTATGTGCTGGCATGTCAGCCACAGTAAATTGGATTAGCAGTGTGATAATGTCAACTAGCTTCCTTTCAATGGCGGAAGGAATTGGACTTGGCCAAAGTTTCTTGATTCTTTTGGGAGTAGCTGTTCTTGCAATAGTATTCGTAATCATTTATATGCCAGAAACAAAAGGATTAACTTTTGAAGAAGTAGCAGACATTTGGAACCAAAGAGCCTACGGAAAGGATAAAAATATAGAAAGCATCGTTGAGAAAGCAAGTGCATGA